One part of the Enterococcus sp. DIV1094 genome encodes these proteins:
- a CDS encoding LCP family protein — protein sequence MKPFQKIILSILLVLAMVIGFFSFEFIQGFSSVKQSDTVDKVDAKDVPTIINVALIGSDARSKEENGRSDSLMVAQYDQKTKQAKLISIMRDSYVPIPGYGMNKINAAYSYGGIDLLDKTLQENFKLETPYYASITFQDFIDCVDELFPDGVTIDAEKDLDLDGVDIKKGEQTMDGNTLLQYARFREDEEGDFGRIRRQQQVVEAVASQLKDVTSIIKLPKAIGKLLGSIQTNLPESVLLDCGLDFLNNDKKIDTLSVPVDKSWDFNDNTPAGSVLEIDLAKNKQAISEFLNK from the coding sequence ATGAAACCATTTCAAAAAATCATCTTAAGTATCTTGCTCGTTCTTGCGATGGTCATCGGCTTTTTTTCTTTTGAATTTATCCAAGGTTTTTCATCAGTTAAGCAATCCGACACAGTGGACAAAGTCGATGCAAAAGATGTTCCGACGATCATCAATGTCGCATTGATTGGTTCTGATGCTCGATCAAAAGAAGAAAACGGGCGTTCAGATTCGTTGATGGTCGCTCAATATGATCAAAAGACAAAGCAAGCAAAATTGATTTCTATTATGAGGGATTCTTATGTACCTATACCGGGATATGGCATGAATAAAATCAATGCAGCCTATTCCTACGGTGGTATTGACTTATTGGACAAAACATTACAAGAGAATTTCAAGTTAGAAACGCCTTATTATGCCAGCATTACATTCCAAGATTTTATTGATTGTGTCGATGAATTATTTCCAGATGGCGTAACCATCGATGCGGAAAAAGATCTTGATTTAGATGGTGTAGATATCAAAAAGGGAGAACAAACAATGGACGGCAACACCTTACTTCAGTATGCGCGCTTTCGTGAAGACGAAGAAGGGGATTTTGGTCGCATCCGCAGACAGCAACAAGTCGTTGAAGCGGTAGCCAGTCAACTGAAAGATGTTACATCGATCATTAAACTACCAAAGGCAATCGGAAAACTTTTAGGCAGTATCCAGACAAATCTACCCGAAAGTGTCTTATTAGATTGTGGTTTGGATTTTCTAAACAATGACAAAAAAATCGATACGTTGTCAGTGCCAGTGGACAAAAGTTGGGATTTCAACGATAATACACCGGCAGGTAGCGTGTTAGAAATCGACTTAGCCAAAAATAAGCAAGCGATCAGTGAATTTTTGAATAAATAA
- a CDS encoding DUF308 domain-containing protein codes for MFELIRRNFQRYAFLRAAIYIIAGIAIVISPTAVFNFVGYLITAYFVLLGLINLFEAYKNKQKTGVWGFGLFSAIAFLVFALIVFLFASAIVSILPILLGLMILANGAFQLFISLNTKSKGWSIYSVVLLIGGLILLFNPFKSLMVLFQIFGGILIFMGISEIINYSKVRKMYID; via the coding sequence ATGTTTGAACTTATTCGAAGAAATTTTCAAAGATATGCTTTTTTACGAGCTGCCATTTATATTATTGCCGGCATCGCAATTGTTATCAGCCCGACTGCTGTTTTTAATTTTGTAGGCTATCTCATTACTGCTTATTTTGTTTTGCTGGGGCTGATCAATTTATTTGAAGCTTATAAAAACAAACAAAAAACAGGAGTTTGGGGCTTCGGACTGTTCAGTGCAATTGCTTTTCTGGTATTTGCATTGATCGTGTTCTTATTTGCTTCTGCCATTGTTTCGATCTTGCCGATTCTATTAGGCTTGATGATCTTAGCAAATGGTGCGTTCCAATTGTTTATCAGTTTGAATACAAAATCAAAAGGCTGGTCTATATATAGTGTGGTTTTATTGATCGGTGGGTTGATCTTGCTTTTCAACCCATTCAAAAGTTTGATGGTTCTCTTTCAAATTTTCGGCGGTATCTTGATATTCATGGGTATCTCTGAAATCATCAACTATTCAAAAGTTAGAAAAATGTATATCGATTGA
- a CDS encoding DUF2200 domain-containing protein encodes MTEHRIFTMSFSSVYPLYIKKAERKNRTKEEVDQIIHWLTGYEQAELDDQIQSENDFKTFFEQAPKLNPERKLITGVICGVRVETIEEPLMQEIRYLDKLIDELAKGKKMEKILRK; translated from the coding sequence ATGACTGAACATCGTATTTTTACTATGTCTTTTTCCTCTGTCTATCCTCTTTATATCAAAAAAGCGGAAAGAAAAAATCGGACAAAAGAAGAAGTTGACCAGATTATTCATTGGTTGACTGGTTATGAACAAGCTGAACTAGATGATCAAATCCAATCGGAAAATGATTTTAAAACTTTCTTTGAACAGGCGCCGAAATTAAATCCCGAAAGAAAATTAATCACTGGTGTTATTTGTGGTGTTCGAGTAGAAACGATCGAAGAGCCTTTAATGCAGGAAATTCGTTATTTGGATAAACTGATCGATGAGTTAGCTAAAGGCAAGAAAATGGAAAAAATCCTAAGAAAATAA
- a CDS encoding lytic polysaccharide monooxygenase, translating to MKKQILGTILCSSILFGASLVIGGNEASAHGYVQSPISRGYQGHLDRNTNWNAAFQKYGAVINEPQSLEAPKGFPAAGPADGQIASAGGSLGDFNLDQQNSTMWTKQSISQGANVFTWRFTASHATSKWHYYMTKADWNPNDKLDRDDFELIGTINHNGTTGSTNPSHSINIPSDRLGYHVVLAVWDVADTVNAFYNVIDLNVTGDSTIPVKPEAPQNVRVQNVTSSTVNLTWNGQANAASYNVYRDGKLVGTSVDPEFSDKDLTAETTYTYEIEAVSQTGIKSDKTAISVTTTAISAEEKPTAPKNLHSMGETSSSVSLMWGASTHTQGIKQYDIYRNGQLVGSTSETSYMDENLIANTTYSYVVRAISTNGEVSYASNTLNVTTKQGEIIEGVREWKLGSMSSPELYTANEEVSYKGRVYTTLVTHFNYGDDTWAPDQAPTLFRLK from the coding sequence ATGAAGAAACAAATTTTAGGAACAATTTTATGCTCAAGTATTTTATTTGGAGCAAGCTTGGTAATCGGTGGAAATGAAGCATCCGCACATGGCTACGTGCAATCACCGATCAGCCGTGGGTATCAAGGTCATTTAGACAGAAATACAAACTGGAATGCAGCATTCCAAAAATATGGAGCTGTTATCAACGAGCCTCAATCTTTAGAAGCGCCAAAAGGGTTTCCAGCAGCAGGTCCTGCAGATGGACAAATCGCTTCAGCTGGTGGCTCATTAGGAGACTTCAATCTTGATCAACAAAACTCTACGATGTGGACAAAACAATCGATTTCTCAAGGAGCGAACGTATTTACATGGCGCTTTACTGCTTCACATGCGACATCAAAATGGCATTATTATATGACGAAAGCAGATTGGAATCCAAATGATAAACTAGACCGTGATGATTTTGAATTGATTGGTACGATCAACCACAATGGAACAACTGGATCAACAAATCCAAGTCATTCAATCAATATCCCAAGTGATCGCCTAGGTTACCATGTTGTATTAGCAGTTTGGGACGTAGCAGATACAGTAAATGCGTTTTATAATGTGATCGACTTGAACGTTACAGGCGATTCAACGATTCCAGTGAAGCCAGAAGCACCTCAAAATGTTCGTGTTCAAAACGTGACTTCATCAACAGTAAACTTAACATGGAACGGACAAGCAAATGCAGCTTCTTACAATGTTTATCGTGATGGTAAACTAGTTGGTACATCTGTTGATCCTGAATTTTCTGATAAAGATTTAACAGCAGAAACAACTTATACATATGAAATCGAAGCAGTTAGCCAAACAGGTATCAAATCAGATAAAACAGCAATCTCAGTAACAACTACAGCAATCAGTGCAGAAGAAAAACCAACTGCCCCTAAAAACTTACACTCAATGGGCGAAACATCTTCAAGTGTTTCATTGATGTGGGGAGCTTCAACACACACTCAAGGTATCAAACAGTATGACATTTACCGTAACGGCCAGTTAGTTGGTTCAACTTCAGAAACTTCATATATGGATGAAAATCTAATAGCAAATACAACTTATTCATACGTAGTACGTGCAATCAGTACAAATGGCGAAGTTTCATATGCAAGTAATACATTGAATGTTACAACAAAACAAGGCGAAATCATTGAAGGCGTTCGCGAATGGAAATTAGGTTCAATGTCTTCACCAGAACTTTATACTGCGAACGAAGAAGTAAGCTACAAAGGAAGAGTATATACAACATTAGTTACGCATTTTAACTATGGCGATGATACTTGGGCACCTGACCAAGCACCAACATTATTCCGTTTGAAATAA
- a CDS encoding cation:proton antiporter produces MEFIGILCLILIATTLGSHLSRRFGIPAVIGQLLVGVLLGGAGLGWVHPNILVHDFSEIGVILLMFLAGLESDLSLLKKYFRPGMFVALLGILFPVLFGWLTGEMFQVSMNEAIFFGIILAATSVSISVEVLKELHVVNTKEGSTILGASVVDDILVVLVLSFSLSFLTGESGSTLPIPLVLFEQLIYFIFIFLLVKWIAPFLMSFAEKIYANSAIIIVSLVLCLGMSYIADLIGLSSVIGAFFAGIAVSQTTVKEEVYHNVEALGYAVFIPVFFVSVGLEVDFSNFGEQLIFILILTVVAVLTKLGGGYLGAKVAGFSTNSSFMVGAGMISRGEMALIILQIGQQSQLIEAKYYSPLVIVILLSTLISPLILKYFTRKVYPN; encoded by the coding sequence ATGGAATTCATAGGTATTCTATGTCTGATTTTGATAGCAACAACCCTCGGCTCTCACCTTTCTCGAAGATTTGGTATCCCTGCCGTGATTGGTCAATTGCTTGTGGGTGTGTTGCTCGGAGGCGCTGGTCTCGGATGGGTCCACCCGAATATCCTCGTACATGATTTTTCTGAGATCGGTGTCATTTTATTGATGTTTTTAGCAGGGCTGGAAAGTGATCTTTCACTATTGAAAAAATACTTTCGTCCAGGGATGTTCGTAGCATTATTAGGGATTTTGTTTCCTGTTTTGTTTGGCTGGTTAACTGGCGAAATGTTTCAAGTTTCAATGAACGAAGCGATTTTCTTTGGGATCATTTTAGCAGCAACCTCCGTGAGCATCTCCGTCGAGGTTCTCAAAGAACTCCATGTCGTCAATACTAAAGAAGGCTCAACGATTTTAGGCGCCTCAGTCGTAGATGATATTCTCGTCGTTCTAGTATTAAGTTTCAGTTTATCTTTTCTAACAGGAGAATCTGGGAGTACCCTCCCTATACCTCTGGTCTTGTTTGAACAACTCATCTACTTTATTTTTATTTTCTTGTTAGTTAAATGGATCGCTCCGTTTTTAATGTCATTCGCTGAAAAAATCTATGCGAACTCTGCGATTATCATCGTTTCATTAGTATTATGTTTAGGTATGTCCTATATTGCTGATTTAATTGGCTTAAGTTCTGTTATCGGTGCCTTTTTTGCAGGGATCGCTGTCAGCCAAACAACAGTGAAGGAAGAAGTGTATCACAATGTTGAAGCATTAGGTTATGCAGTCTTTATCCCCGTATTCTTTGTTAGTGTCGGACTAGAAGTCGATTTTTCAAACTTCGGCGAACAACTGATCTTCATCTTGATTCTAACCGTTGTCGCTGTCTTAACAAAACTTGGTGGCGGGTATCTAGGTGCAAAAGTAGCCGGCTTTTCGACGAATAGTTCATTTATGGTTGGAGCTGGTATGATCTCTCGTGGTGAAATGGCGTTGATCATTTTACAGATTGGTCAACAGAGCCAATTGATCGAAGCCAAATACTATTCACCTCTAGTCATTGTGATTTTATTGAGTACATTGATTTCACCGCTTATCTTGAAATATTTTACTAGAAAAGTGTATCCTAATTGA
- a CDS encoding flavin reductase family protein has translation MFKRVPSELTERENYKLLIGSVIPRPVAVVATRSIQGVTNIAPFSYFNIVSSNPPILSLAIQRKNGEWKDTARHLMQTKEAVIHILDENILVDANQTAASLSSEESELTLTSFTISELDTIDVPRINEASIAFETTLYQHVPIMKDQEITADLFLLQIAAYQLSETVYDEQTGYIDPTNLQPISRLAGNDYGKLGEIVSMLRPK, from the coding sequence ATGTTCAAACGAGTTCCTTCAGAGTTAACTGAAAGAGAAAACTATAAACTATTGATCGGTTCAGTAATTCCTCGACCGGTGGCTGTAGTAGCGACACGGTCGATCCAAGGAGTGACGAATATTGCGCCATTTAGTTACTTTAATATCGTCAGTTCCAATCCACCGATACTTTCCTTAGCCATTCAGCGAAAGAACGGAGAGTGGAAAGACACTGCTAGACATCTGATGCAAACGAAGGAAGCCGTGATCCATATTTTAGATGAGAATATTCTGGTAGATGCGAATCAAACAGCCGCTAGCTTATCCAGTGAGGAAAGTGAGTTGACGTTGACTTCGTTCACGATTTCCGAATTAGATACGATCGATGTTCCAAGGATCAATGAAGCTAGTATTGCCTTTGAGACCACACTTTATCAACACGTCCCGATCATGAAAGACCAAGAAATTACGGCTGATTTATTTTTATTACAGATAGCTGCTTATCAATTGAGTGAAACTGTCTATGATGAACAAACGGGCTATATCGATCCTACCAATTTACAGCCGATCAGTCGCTTAGCTGGAAATGACTATGGAAAACTTGGCGAGATCGTTTCGATGCTGCGCCCAAAATAA
- a CDS encoding helix-turn-helix domain-containing protein, whose translation MQTQEAIKKFLLKKKNVTKLEIFLFLTEHQFFITTHYLADYFRMSDSNFLLYLQELEQDFKALDIQNVKIVKNKKFVKISLEEADPATCYYELFGKYCFDSTNFQIIAALLRHKVNSMVTISQMTNYSPSYLYSKMKAINQFLALYGISFKFSSKGKKIITGSEIQIQYCFLDVYWTIFANTSLPYHQEEPEQINATLYMYFKKEVLEGMNGGVLDKLYLLLNLCQDNFPMTSLENVQKELSQFTYIDLLIQPDVDILKPDLPICREQRILLNLLARLTISQLDSEEQSLTHYQRLLELDFPYLLYSKRLVESFSQYFHLELHEKQKRLYALSFTINKLHNTFLDSEQPNTPLPTFLLYQDQANYQQLRASVADFYERFREENWHYLPEFLERENVSWVIEELLHFYDRFKKQPPIVIGVNHTKDFYISKDLIVKIEQIFSKEAITIQRYYMEQCDIVISDCPLKHLPEKIKKIYLLNGIVRPNDWKKMISQLAEYIFEIKQERDYADLPAKLIDMDE comes from the coding sequence ATGCAAACACAAGAAGCAATCAAAAAGTTTCTACTAAAGAAGAAAAATGTAACGAAACTTGAGATTTTTCTTTTCTTAACAGAGCATCAGTTCTTTATTACTACTCATTACCTTGCAGATTATTTCAGGATGTCTGATTCAAATTTTCTATTATATCTTCAAGAACTCGAACAGGATTTTAAGGCATTGGACATCCAAAATGTCAAAATCGTGAAAAATAAGAAGTTTGTCAAAATTTCTCTAGAGGAAGCTGATCCAGCTACTTGTTACTATGAATTATTTGGTAAGTACTGTTTCGACTCAACCAATTTTCAAATTATCGCAGCATTACTTCGCCATAAAGTCAACTCGATGGTCACGATCAGCCAAATGACGAATTATAGCCCTTCCTACCTTTATTCAAAAATGAAAGCAATCAATCAGTTTTTAGCGCTTTATGGGATATCTTTCAAATTTTCGAGCAAAGGAAAAAAAATCATTACTGGAAGTGAGATTCAAATACAATATTGTTTTTTGGATGTTTATTGGACGATTTTTGCTAATACTTCCCTTCCCTACCACCAGGAAGAACCGGAACAAATCAACGCTACACTTTATATGTATTTCAAAAAAGAGGTGTTAGAAGGCATGAACGGCGGAGTTTTGGATAAGTTGTACCTTCTCCTAAACCTCTGTCAAGATAATTTCCCGATGACTTCTTTAGAAAATGTCCAAAAAGAATTGAGTCAATTTACTTACATCGATCTTTTGATCCAGCCGGATGTCGATATTTTAAAACCTGATCTACCTATTTGTAGGGAACAGCGAATCCTCCTCAATTTATTAGCTCGCTTAACCATCTCTCAATTGGATAGTGAAGAACAAAGCTTGACTCATTATCAACGATTACTTGAACTTGATTTTCCTTATTTGCTTTATTCCAAAAGACTAGTCGAATCGTTCAGTCAGTACTTTCATTTAGAACTTCATGAAAAACAAAAAAGACTATATGCACTCTCTTTTACGATCAATAAACTGCATAATACCTTTTTAGATAGTGAGCAGCCAAATACACCTTTACCGACATTTTTGCTTTACCAAGATCAAGCGAATTATCAACAGTTAAGAGCGAGCGTAGCAGATTTTTATGAGCGCTTCCGAGAGGAAAATTGGCATTATCTCCCAGAGTTCTTAGAAAGAGAGAATGTTTCTTGGGTCATCGAAGAATTACTGCATTTCTATGACCGATTCAAAAAGCAGCCGCCGATCGTTATTGGTGTGAATCACACAAAAGATTTCTACATCAGCAAAGATCTAATCGTTAAGATCGAACAAATATTTTCAAAAGAAGCAATCACTATCCAGCGCTATTATATGGAGCAATGCGACATCGTTATTAGTGATTGTCCGCTGAAACATTTACCTGAGAAGATCAAAAAAATCTACCTATTGAACGGAATCGTTCGCCCAAATGATTGGAAAAAAATGATTTCACAGTTAGCCGAATATATCTTTGAAATCAAACAAGAACGTGACTATGCAGATTTACCAGCTAAACTTATTGATATGGATGAATAG
- a CDS encoding penicillin-binding transpeptidase domain-containing protein gives MKRSDRQKKKSTGIYIGAGIVVLLAAAGGGFFYYQHVQEQQAVKAGEKTIEGFIDSLNDENYEEAVKSLKVQGNNDLTEQDVLEKYQNIYGAAEIRGIKLSDLSVTKKENDTYEFTYKAKMNTTLGELKDLAYEGTLTKDGDQTKINWQPNLIFPQMEGQDKVSLSTEVATRGEILDRNKQPLATTGKLKQLGVVPAKLGEGEEKTKNIKAIAEGFDLTEDSIEQAISQGWVQPDYFVPLKIIEGETPELPSGATIQEVDGRYYPLGEAAAQLIGYVGDITAEDIEKNPELSSTGKIGRSGLEMAYDKELRGTNGGKLSVTDEEGNEKAVLLQHEVKNGQDIQLTIDANAQKTAFDSLEGKPGSTVATAPKTGDLLALVSSPSYDPNKMTNGISQADYKAYEEDPNRPFISRFATGYAPGSTFKMITAAIGLDNGTLNPDEVLTINGLKWQKDSSWGSYQVTRVSDVPQVNLKNALVYSDNIYMAQETLKMGEEAFRKGLGQFIFGEDLDLPIQMNPAQISNEDSFNSEILLADTGYGQGQLLINPIQQAAMYSVFANNGNLIYPRLVMDQETKDKKNVISESSVQTILPDLVDVVQDPNGTAHSLAALGIPLAAKTGTAEIKEKQDEKGQENSFLYAINPETNGYLVISMLENKEDGDSATNRAPALLQYLNQNYQ, from the coding sequence ATGAAAAGGAGTGACAGACAAAAGAAAAAATCGACCGGTATCTATATTGGAGCGGGAATTGTCGTCTTGCTTGCAGCTGCTGGTGGTGGCTTCTTTTATTATCAACATGTCCAAGAACAACAAGCGGTAAAAGCTGGTGAGAAAACCATTGAAGGATTTATCGATTCACTGAACGATGAAAACTATGAAGAAGCGGTGAAATCACTTAAAGTTCAGGGGAATAATGATCTCACTGAACAAGATGTCTTAGAAAAATATCAAAATATCTATGGTGCAGCAGAAATCAGAGGCATCAAACTTTCAGATCTATCCGTGACAAAAAAAGAGAATGATACGTATGAATTTACGTATAAAGCAAAAATGAACACGACGCTGGGAGAGCTGAAAGACTTAGCTTATGAAGGTACATTGACAAAAGATGGCGACCAAACCAAAATCAACTGGCAACCGAATTTGATTTTCCCACAAATGGAAGGTCAAGATAAAGTCAGTTTGAGTACCGAAGTAGCGACGCGTGGTGAAATCTTAGACCGTAATAAACAACCTTTAGCTACTACTGGAAAATTGAAGCAATTAGGTGTTGTACCTGCAAAATTAGGTGAGGGTGAAGAAAAAACAAAAAATATCAAAGCAATCGCTGAAGGCTTTGATTTGACCGAAGACAGTATTGAACAGGCGATCTCTCAAGGATGGGTCCAACCGGATTACTTTGTGCCTTTAAAAATCATTGAAGGAGAAACACCAGAACTTCCAAGCGGAGCGACGATCCAAGAGGTTGACGGCCGTTATTATCCTCTAGGCGAAGCTGCTGCTCAGCTGATCGGTTACGTGGGCGATATTACAGCAGAAGACATCGAGAAGAATCCTGAGTTGAGCAGTACAGGAAAAATTGGTCGTTCAGGGCTAGAAATGGCTTATGACAAAGAATTAAGAGGAACAAATGGTGGGAAACTAAGTGTGACAGATGAAGAAGGAAATGAAAAAGCTGTCTTACTCCAACACGAAGTGAAAAATGGCCAGGATATCCAATTGACGATCGATGCTAACGCACAAAAAACAGCGTTTGACAGTTTAGAAGGTAAGCCGGGTTCTACTGTAGCGACAGCACCAAAAACTGGCGATTTATTAGCCCTTGTCAGTTCGCCAAGTTATGATCCGAATAAAATGACGAACGGCATCTCTCAAGCCGATTACAAAGCGTATGAAGAGGATCCGAATCGTCCGTTTATTAGTCGCTTTGCTACAGGATATGCGCCAGGTTCAACATTCAAAATGATCACCGCAGCGATTGGCTTAGATAACGGAACCTTGAATCCAGATGAAGTCTTGACGATCAATGGTTTAAAGTGGCAAAAAGACAGCTCTTGGGGTTCTTACCAAGTGACGCGTGTCAGCGACGTCCCTCAAGTGAACTTGAAAAATGCGTTAGTTTATTCTGATAATATCTATATGGCACAAGAAACATTGAAAATGGGAGAGGAAGCCTTTAGAAAAGGACTCGGTCAATTCATTTTTGGTGAAGATCTGGACTTACCGATCCAAATGAATCCTGCCCAAATCTCGAATGAAGATTCATTCAATTCAGAGATTTTATTAGCTGATACTGGGTATGGACAAGGGCAATTGTTGATCAATCCGATCCAACAAGCAGCGATGTATAGTGTTTTTGCGAATAATGGCAATTTGATTTATCCACGTCTAGTTATGGATCAGGAAACAAAAGATAAGAAAAATGTCATCAGTGAATCCAGCGTCCAAACGATCTTGCCAGATTTAGTCGATGTCGTGCAAGACCCGAATGGAACCGCACACTCTCTAGCTGCATTAGGCATTCCGCTTGCTGCAAAAACTGGGACAGCCGAAATCAAAGAAAAACAAGATGAAAAAGGACAAGAAAACAGCTTCTTGTATGCAATCAATCCTGAAACGAACGGCTATTTAGTGATCAGCATGTTAGAAAACAAAGAAGATGGCGATTCTGCGACTAATCGAGCGCCTGCGCTATTGCAGTATTTGAATCAAAACTATCAATAA
- a CDS encoding LPXTG cell wall anchor domain-containing protein — MKYLSLLFASAVLTSFAVPVEAAQAEEQPRNEVAQLASRSGWANVNQIKFLEEHASANSGIMKISLGETVTVKALVTYSGDIQPILQSVVQFENVDPALKIEHDPTTLVFNNKVATFTFHITLTQPINRPALFTVKVADGQPGDRQFLTPYSQRQTVEQKAGGSGGVSEPDPIPENPDENPDVTPENPDENPDVTPENPDENPDVTPENPDENPDVTPENPDENPDVTPENPDENPDVTPENPDENPDVTPENPDENPDVTPENPDENPDVTPENPDENPSIKPEKPEGNSGNYEGEGEEDKKEVIEPQPDIDHKKTPITKPDKVVTDNKLVDQIKKQPVSLIETKHISVAKENSAIVKESQPSVNENRTLKQESNHIIPMKQAVESTKELPKTSENKTSSMWILGLLILGMSFFSFRKINE; from the coding sequence ATGAAATATTTAAGTCTTCTATTTGCTTCCGCTGTACTCACTAGTTTTGCAGTACCTGTAGAAGCTGCACAAGCAGAAGAGCAGCCAAGAAACGAAGTAGCTCAGCTCGCTTCACGATCAGGTTGGGCTAATGTCAATCAAATCAAATTTTTAGAAGAACATGCTTCAGCTAACTCTGGGATTATGAAAATCAGCTTAGGCGAAACAGTCACAGTGAAAGCTTTAGTGACCTATTCAGGAGACATTCAACCAATCTTACAATCCGTCGTCCAATTTGAAAACGTCGATCCAGCGTTGAAGATCGAACATGATCCAACGACACTCGTATTTAACAATAAAGTGGCTACTTTTACGTTTCACATCACGTTGACTCAACCAATCAATCGACCAGCGTTGTTTACTGTAAAAGTCGCAGATGGCCAACCTGGGGATCGCCAATTCTTAACACCATATAGTCAACGTCAAACAGTTGAACAAAAAGCAGGTGGCTCTGGGGGCGTCAGTGAACCCGATCCTATACCAGAGAACCCAGATGAAAACCCAGATGTAACACCAGAGAATCCAGACGAAAATCCAGATGTAACACCTGAGAACCCAGACGAAAACCCAGATGTGACACCAGAGAACCCAGATGAAAATCCAGATGTAACACCAGAAAACCCAGACGAAAATCCGGATGTAACACCAGAGAATCCAGATGAAAACCCAGATGTGACACCAGAGAACCCAGATGAGAATCCGGATGTAACACCAGAGAATCCAGACGAAAATCCAGATGTAACACCGGAGAATCCAGATGAAAACCCAGATGTAACACCAGAGAACCCAGACGAAAATCCTAGTATCAAACCAGAAAAACCAGAGGGGAATAGTGGCAATTATGAAGGGGAAGGGGAAGAGGATAAAAAAGAAGTCATTGAACCGCAACCCGATATTGATCATAAAAAGACACCAATCACAAAACCTGATAAAGTAGTAACAGATAATAAACTGGTGGATCAAATCAAAAAGCAACCAGTTTCATTGATTGAAACAAAACACATTTCAGTCGCTAAAGAAAACTCTGCTATTGTAAAAGAGAGCCAACCAAGCGTAAATGAAAATCGCACGTTGAAACAAGAGTCAAACCACATAATTCCTATGAAACAAGCTGTAGAATCAACGAAAGAACTACCTAAGACTAGTGAAAATAAAACTAGTTCAATGTGGATCTTAGGTCTTTTGATTTTAGGAATGAGTTTCTTTTCATTTAGAAAAATCAATGAGTAA
- the bsh gene encoding choloylglycine hydrolase: MCTSITYTTNDHYFGRNLDLEISYNEQVTITPRNFPFVYRKVPKQTSHYAIIGMAAVVDNYPLYYDATNEKGLSMAGLNFPGNAHFFDEDPEKTNISPFEFIPWILSQCKNVEEARALLADINLVNINFSEELPLSPLHWLLADQEKSIVIESVAEGLKIYDNPIGVLTNNPTFDYQLFNLNNYRSVSTTTPKNHFSDQLDLSVYSRGMGGLGLPGDLSSASRFVKVAFTKLNSVKASTEQESVSQFFHILKSVEQQKGLCDVGNGQFEYTIYSSCCNMDKGIYYYTTYSNSQINAVDMTKEDLDSKELLTYPLIEEEQIHYVN; the protein is encoded by the coding sequence ATGTGTACATCTATTACTTACACAACAAATGATCATTATTTTGGACGTAATTTGGATTTAGAGATTTCTTATAATGAACAGGTGACGATCACTCCCAGAAATTTCCCTTTTGTTTATCGGAAAGTCCCAAAACAAACATCGCATTATGCAATCATCGGTATGGCAGCAGTTGTTGACAACTACCCTCTCTATTATGATGCAACAAATGAAAAAGGCTTGAGCATGGCTGGCTTAAATTTCCCTGGAAATGCTCATTTCTTTGATGAAGATCCTGAAAAGACAAATATTTCCCCGTTTGAATTTATTCCTTGGATACTGAGTCAATGTAAAAACGTGGAAGAAGCTCGTGCATTACTAGCAGATATCAATTTAGTCAACATCAATTTTAGTGAAGAACTACCTTTATCTCCCCTACATTGGCTATTAGCAGATCAAGAAAAATCCATTGTCATTGAATCCGTTGCCGAAGGATTAAAGATCTATGATAACCCGATTGGTGTATTGACGAATAATCCGACTTTTGATTATCAATTATTCAATTTGAATAACTATCGATCCGTGTCGACAACTACGCCTAAAAATCATTTCTCAGATCAACTTGATTTGTCGGTCTATTCTCGTGGGATGGGTGGCTTAGGTTTGCCTGGGGATCTATCTTCTGCCTCTCGTTTTGTCAAAGTAGCTTTTACAAAATTGAATTCGGTTAAAGCAAGTACGGAACAGGAAAGTGTGAGTCAATTCTTCCATATCCTAAAATCTGTTGAACAACAAAAAGGCCTTTGTGATGTCGGCAATGGTCAATTTGAATATACGATCTATTCTTCTTGCTGTAACATGGATAAAGGAATCTATTACTACACCACTTATTCAAATAGCCAGATAAATGCAGTCGATATGACAAAAGAAGATTTAGATAGTAAAGAATTACTAACCTATCCACTAATTGAAGAAGAGCAGATCCACTATGTCAATTAG